The proteins below are encoded in one region of Nitrospinota bacterium:
- a CDS encoding segregation/condensation protein A, whose protein sequence is MLSAPALRPGREFFAAAAARRPAVVQPMPYQVNLPVFEGPLDLLLHLIRVHEIDIYDIPIARLTAEYLAHLELMKALDIDVAGEWIVMAATLAYIKSRTLLPSPPEADELDEEDPRQELVEKLLEYQRVKAMAMDLKERELEQREVYLRPPAEIPEDEDEEIILDVTLFDLFEAFTALLEKLPADEALELVIVEMSVTERIHTVLERLEGKGPIAFEGLFDGAASRLEVVVTFLALLEMMRHNLILVQQLKPSGPFRVSLAVAEEEPAWS, encoded by the coding sequence GTGTTAAGCGCGCCTGCCCTTCGGCCTGGGAGGGAGTTTTTCGCTGCGGCCGCCGCGAGGCGACCGGCGGTGGTCCAGCCCATGCCATACCAGGTCAACCTGCCCGTCTTTGAAGGCCCCTTAGATCTGCTCCTGCACCTCATTCGGGTCCATGAGATAGACATCTACGACATCCCAATCGCCCGACTGACGGCCGAGTACCTCGCCCACCTCGAGCTCATGAAGGCGCTCGACATAGATGTCGCCGGCGAGTGGATCGTCATGGCGGCAACCCTCGCCTACATCAAGAGCCGCACGCTCCTCCCTAGTCCTCCAGAGGCCGACGAGCTCGATGAGGAGGACCCGCGCCAAGAGCTAGTGGAAAAACTCCTGGAGTACCAGCGGGTCAAGGCCATGGCGATGGACCTTAAGGAGCGGGAGCTGGAGCAGCGGGAGGTCTACCTCCGGCCTCCGGCTGAGATTCCTGAGGATGAAGATGAAGAGATAATCCTCGACGTCACCCTCTTCGATCTCTTTGAAGCCTTCACGGCGCTCCTCGAGAAGCTGCCTGCCGACGAGGCCCTCGAGCTGGTTATCGTGGAGATGAGCGTGACCGAGAGGATTCACACCGTCCTTGAGCGTCTGGAGGGCAAGGGGCCGATAGCATTCGAGGGCCTGTTCGACGGGGCCGCCAGCCGATTGGAGGTCGTCGTTACTTTCTTGGCGCTCTTGGAGATGATGCGCCATAACTTAATCCTCGTTCAGCAACTCAAGCCCTCCGGCCCCTTCCGGGTGAGCCTGGCAGTGGCGGAGGAGGAGCCCGCATGGAGTTGA
- a CDS encoding transcriptional repressor codes for MQSAFDTFRNYIARNKLKLTRQREVILRSFLEAEGHVSAEELYQTVSAENPSIGLATVYRTLNLLVECGLAQRRQFGEVRHRYEHVLEHEHHDHLVCTRCGAIAEFFSPEVERVLNDVCRERRFRVFSHRLELYGLCTACQG; via the coding sequence GTGCAGAGTGCCTTCGACACCTTTCGAAACTACATCGCCCGCAACAAGCTGAAACTCACCCGCCAGCGGGAGGTCATCCTCCGGTCTTTCCTGGAGGCGGAGGGCCATGTGAGCGCCGAGGAGCTCTACCAGACGGTGAGCGCCGAGAACCCCTCCATAGGACTCGCAACTGTTTATCGGACCCTAAACCTCCTGGTGGAATGTGGCCTGGCCCAGCGGCGGCAGTTCGGAGAGGTGAGGCACCGCTACGAGCACGTTCTGGAGCACGAGCACCACGATCATCTCGTCTGTACCCGGTGTGGGGCCATTGCAGAGTTTTTCAGCCCGGAGGTCGAGCGCGTTCTGAATGATGTATGCCGGGAGAGGAGGTTCCGCGTCTTCAGCCATCGGCTTGAACTCTACGGGCTCTGCACCGCCTGTCAGGGCTAG
- the pgsA gene encoding CDP-diacylglycerol--glycerol-3-phosphate 3-phosphatidyltransferase: MNLPNGITLLRILVIPFFVMLLIYGMAGWALGVFILTAITDAIDGYIARTRKQRTPLGEVLDPLADKLLLTTAFITLAYLRILPAWLAILVVSRDVILVFGSLLLHLITGSLRIEPTIMGKGTTVTQVLTVSFALLVNITHWGGWPLWACVWATAVLTSLSGVQYIYRGMTGAHKPAEPELVEEIVDHEPYHPDYRR, from the coding sequence GTGAACCTGCCAAACGGCATCACCCTGCTGCGAATCCTGGTTATCCCGTTCTTCGTCATGCTCCTCATCTACGGCATGGCCGGCTGGGCGTTGGGGGTTTTTATCCTGACGGCCATCACCGACGCTATCGACGGCTACATCGCCAGGACGCGAAAGCAACGCACCCCCCTGGGGGAGGTTCTCGATCCTCTGGCGGATAAGTTGCTGCTGACGACCGCCTTCATCACCCTCGCCTACCTCAGGATCCTCCCCGCATGGCTGGCTATCCTCGTCGTAAGCCGCGACGTCATTCTCGTTTTCGGCTCCCTCCTGCTCCACCTCATTACCGGCAGCCTGCGGATCGAGCCGACCATCATGGGAAAGGGGACTACGGTCACGCAGGTGCTGACGGTCTCATTCGCCCTCCTTGTGAACATAACCCACTGGGGAGGGTGGCCATTGTGGGCGTGTGTGTGGGCAACCGCCGTCTTGACGAGCCTCTCGGGCGTTCAATACATTTACCGGGGAATGACCGGCGCACACAAGCCGGCCGAGCCCGAGCTAGTAGAGGAAATTGTGGACCATGAGCCTTACCATCCGGATTACCGTCGGTGA
- a CDS encoding anaerobic glycerol-3-phosphate dehydrogenase subunit C has translation MEARIEKIVEDLKAVVRGEVYGDDLHRVMYATGACIFEQKPLVVVVPRDRDDVVAAVGYAAAEDIPLTARGAASGRCGQALGPGLILDFSKFFRTIGPLDEETGRVTVQPGVVLSALNKALAPNGRFFPPDPSSGSFCTLGGMIGTNASGPRSVKYGMTRDWLESVEAVLADGTVVRTRPLRADSPAYDDLASSGSPEGLLYSGVRKICASYAQALEARRPTVKKDSMGYNLWRTMEGDVVDLAQLLCGSEGTLACITEATLKTAPMPAHTATALLFCDSLEKVGDAVLALLEHGPSMLEIMEKVLLETARKEDRALDKLLPPDAEITFLVEVEGESAKACREALADIEERLVGQTRLATGMVAPAEAAEQKKLIQVRKASASILNRIHGGRRPAAFIEDAAVHPQLLAKFLMGLREIFSELGVVAHMFGHAGSGNIHVNPLLNMKDAGEVALMEELASRAHELTLALGGTLSAEHGDGLARTAYLKEAMGELYPALVEVKDLFDPRRIMNPGKIIADEPVPFTTQLRYGPEYKWVETVSAFDTEKLRLEVEKCHGCGACRDYCPVAVATGDERANARSKANLLRGVISGELDSGVLVSDEFKAVMDLCVNCQLCLTRCPSKIDIPGLCVEARSHYVAERGQSLQNTLLGAAGFTSWLGSLTAPLSNWANRLAPLRACMEMVSGIHRRRNLPVFHRKTFNDWFRRHRSVGQKTVVYFPGCFGVYNDPEGEARAAVEVLEANGFQVLVPEVKCCGIGKLTVGSKKALVPEAAYNVRLLYDYVRRGSHVLFSAPSCCLAVKRDYPELLGTREAEEVAEACSDIIEFLWRLYEEGNLNTDFAPVPLVVTYHNPCHSEALGVVDQPVSLMRLIPGVEVRDLGEDTCCGIAGTFGFKTQHYDQAMAMGEPLFEHLQATEAPVALTTCGTCKLQMEHATDMEVLHPLGLLARAYAGTEGR, from the coding sequence ATGGAAGCTCGCATCGAAAAGATCGTAGAGGACCTCAAAGCGGTCGTTAGGGGCGAGGTCTACGGGGATGACCTCCACCGGGTCATGTACGCAACGGGGGCGTGCATCTTTGAGCAAAAACCCCTCGTCGTTGTCGTCCCTAGAGACCGCGACGACGTTGTCGCCGCCGTTGGCTACGCCGCCGCCGAGGACATCCCCCTGACCGCGCGCGGGGCCGCCTCGGGTAGGTGCGGCCAGGCCCTCGGCCCAGGCCTCATCCTCGATTTCTCAAAGTTCTTCCGCACGATCGGCCCTCTGGATGAAGAGACCGGCCGCGTGACCGTCCAGCCCGGCGTCGTGCTCTCAGCGCTGAACAAGGCCCTTGCCCCTAACGGCCGCTTCTTCCCACCTGACCCCTCCAGCGGGAGCTTCTGCACCCTGGGAGGCATGATCGGCACAAACGCCTCGGGGCCCCGCTCGGTGAAGTACGGTATGACCCGCGACTGGCTGGAGTCGGTCGAGGCGGTGCTTGCCGACGGGACGGTCGTTCGCACCCGTCCTTTGCGCGCAGACAGCCCCGCATACGACGACCTGGCCTCAAGCGGCTCGCCGGAGGGGCTACTATACTCCGGGGTGCGGAAGATTTGCGCCTCCTACGCCCAGGCCCTTGAGGCCCGCCGTCCCACGGTGAAGAAAGACTCAATGGGCTACAACCTCTGGCGCACCATGGAGGGAGACGTCGTCGACCTCGCTCAGCTCCTGTGCGGCAGCGAGGGCACGCTGGCCTGCATCACCGAGGCCACCTTAAAGACCGCTCCCATGCCGGCGCACACGGCTACGGCTCTCCTCTTTTGCGACTCGCTGGAGAAGGTGGGCGACGCAGTCCTCGCGCTCCTGGAGCACGGCCCCAGCATGTTGGAGATTATGGAGAAAGTCCTTCTGGAGACGGCCCGCAAGGAGGATAGGGCTCTCGATAAGCTCCTTCCGCCGGATGCGGAGATTACCTTCCTGGTGGAGGTTGAGGGCGAGAGCGCAAAGGCATGCAGGGAGGCCCTTGCGGATATCGAGGAGCGGCTGGTAGGCCAAACGCGCCTCGCCACAGGAATGGTCGCCCCCGCCGAGGCCGCCGAGCAGAAAAAACTCATTCAGGTTAGGAAGGCGAGCGCCTCCATTCTGAACCGAATCCACGGCGGCCGCAGGCCGGCGGCCTTCATAGAGGACGCCGCCGTCCATCCCCAACTCCTGGCCAAATTCCTCATGGGCCTTAGGGAGATTTTCAGCGAGCTGGGGGTCGTCGCCCACATGTTCGGCCATGCCGGGAGCGGCAACATCCACGTCAACCCCCTTCTCAACATGAAAGATGCCGGGGAGGTGGCCCTCATGGAGGAGCTGGCCAGCCGGGCCCACGAGCTCACCCTCGCCCTCGGCGGCACGTTGAGCGCCGAGCACGGTGACGGGCTCGCCAGGACGGCATACCTCAAGGAGGCCATGGGGGAGCTCTACCCGGCGTTAGTGGAGGTCAAGGACCTCTTCGACCCTCGGCGCATTATGAACCCGGGCAAGATTATCGCCGACGAGCCCGTGCCCTTCACGACGCAACTTCGCTACGGCCCGGAGTACAAGTGGGTGGAGACGGTGAGCGCCTTCGACACAGAAAAGCTGAGGCTGGAGGTTGAAAAGTGCCACGGCTGCGGGGCCTGCCGGGACTACTGCCCCGTGGCGGTGGCCACGGGGGATGAGCGTGCCAACGCCCGTTCCAAGGCAAACCTCCTTCGGGGCGTTATCTCGGGTGAGCTGGATAGCGGCGTGCTGGTGAGCGACGAGTTCAAGGCGGTTATGGACCTCTGCGTCAACTGCCAGCTCTGTCTCACCCGCTGCCCCAGCAAGATCGACATTCCTGGCCTCTGTGTCGAAGCCCGAAGCCACTACGTGGCCGAGCGGGGCCAGTCGCTGCAAAACACCCTCCTTGGGGCCGCGGGATTTACATCTTGGCTTGGGAGCCTCACCGCGCCGCTCTCCAACTGGGCTAACCGGCTCGCTCCCCTACGGGCCTGCATGGAGATGGTCTCCGGCATCCACCGCAGGCGCAACCTCCCCGTCTTTCACCGAAAGACCTTCAACGACTGGTTCCGCCGCCATCGCTCGGTGGGCCAAAAGACTGTGGTCTACTTCCCCGGCTGCTTCGGCGTCTACAACGACCCTGAGGGCGAGGCCCGCGCGGCCGTGGAGGTCCTCGAGGCCAACGGCTTCCAGGTGCTCGTGCCAGAGGTCAAGTGCTGCGGCATCGGAAAGCTCACCGTAGGGAGCAAGAAGGCCCTCGTACCCGAGGCGGCCTACAACGTCCGCCTGCTCTACGACTACGTCCGTCGGGGCTCCCACGTCCTCTTCTCAGCGCCCTCGTGCTGCCTGGCGGTGAAGCGGGACTACCCGGAGCTGCTCGGCACGAGGGAGGCCGAAGAGGTCGCCGAGGCCTGCTCGGACATCATTGAATTCCTCTGGCGCCTTTACGAAGAGGGGAACCTCAACACCGACTTCGCCCCCGTGCCCCTGGTTGTAACCTACCACAACCCTTGCCACTCCGAGGCCCTCGGGGTGGTCGACCAGCCCGTCTCGCTCATGCGACTCATCCCGGGCGTGGAGGTGCGCGACCTGGGCGAGGATACCTGCTGCGGGATTGCCGGGACCTTCGGCTTCAAGACCCAGCACTACGACCAGGCCATGGCGATGGGCGAGCCCCTCTTCGAGCACCTTCAGGCCACCGAGGCGCCGGTGGCGCTGACCACCTGCGGCACCTGCAAGCTCCAGATGGAGCACGCCACCGACATGGAGGTCCTCCACCCTCTCGGGCTCCTGGCGCGGGCCTACGCAGGAACCGAGGGCCGATAA
- the scpB gene encoding SMC-Scp complex subunit ScpB — MELNKQIIEALLFAADQPITLAQMAELGPEDVEKASLRVMLEELAEDYDGRGVQLKEVAGGWQLSTRPEYGEWVRRMHHVESRAKLSRAALDTLAIVVYRQPITKTEVEALRGVDSSGVLKTLLERRLIKILGRKRVVGRPILYGSSREFLQYFGLSDLTDLPRPEDLDMPPEAAPADEQGDLLAALEAPGEAQVVGDGAFDHEEGATLEA; from the coding sequence ATGGAGTTGAACAAGCAGATTATCGAAGCGCTGCTTTTTGCGGCCGACCAGCCGATAACCCTCGCTCAAATGGCCGAGCTCGGCCCTGAGGATGTGGAGAAGGCATCCCTGCGCGTGATGCTGGAAGAGCTCGCAGAGGACTACGACGGACGAGGTGTTCAACTCAAGGAGGTTGCCGGGGGCTGGCAGCTCTCCACCCGGCCCGAGTATGGCGAATGGGTCCGGCGGATGCATCACGTCGAGTCCAGAGCGAAGCTCTCCAGGGCTGCTCTCGATACTCTGGCCATCGTCGTCTACCGCCAGCCAATAACGAAGACGGAGGTCGAGGCCCTGAGGGGCGTAGACTCCTCGGGAGTGTTAAAGACCCTCCTGGAGCGACGCCTCATCAAAATTCTAGGGCGAAAGCGGGTCGTTGGACGGCCCATTCTATACGGCTCCTCCCGCGAGTTCCTCCAATACTTTGGGCTGAGCGACCTCACCGACCTGCCGCGGCCCGAGGACTTGGACATGCCGCCAGAGGCAGCTCCCGCGGACGAGCAGGGCGACCTCCTGGCGGCCCTGGAGGCGCCCGGCGAGGCTCAGGTGGTGGGGGACGGAGCTTTCGACCATGAGGAAGGGGCGACCCTGGAGGCCTGA
- a CDS encoding alpha/beta fold hydrolase — protein MKHSPSPLRWGLATLVVVIVAVAVSLATAGPSSKEVVLRAVDGVGIAATYYPPKSPGQKPSVILLHMLNRTRSDWADFALALAQTDYAVLAIDLRGHGESTREVGSWREFTPADFRAMVRDVEAAHEYLQDTPEADSERLAVIGASIGANVALLYGSRDPSVKTLVLLSPGLDYRGVTTAEAMKTYGGRPVLIAASREDAYSAQSSSTLDSLARGRHRLILYNGAGHGTRMFRKVPELKTTLLEWLGSTL, from the coding sequence ATGAAGCATTCGCCGTCGCCTCTCCGATGGGGCCTCGCCACCCTTGTTGTCGTTATCGTTGCCGTTGCCGTAAGCCTCGCCACGGCCGGGCCTTCCTCCAAGGAAGTGGTCCTGCGAGCCGTCGACGGGGTGGGAATCGCAGCAACCTACTATCCCCCTAAGAGCCCCGGCCAAAAGCCGTCGGTCATCCTCCTCCACATGTTGAACCGCACACGTAGCGACTGGGCCGACTTCGCCCTCGCCCTGGCCCAGACGGACTACGCCGTCTTGGCGATCGATCTCAGGGGGCACGGGGAAAGCACGCGCGAGGTAGGCTCCTGGCGGGAGTTTACTCCGGCCGACTTTCGCGCGATGGTCAGGGACGTGGAGGCCGCCCATGAGTACCTGCAAGATACCCCAGAGGCCGATAGCGAGCGGCTTGCCGTCATCGGGGCGAGCATCGGGGCAAATGTGGCGCTCCTCTACGGCAGTCGGGACCCTTCGGTCAAGACCCTCGTGCTGCTCTCTCCGGGCCTTGATTATCGCGGGGTGACCACCGCCGAGGCCATGAAGACTTATGGGGGCCGGCCCGTCCTCATCGCCGCCAGCCGTGAGGATGCCTACAGCGCCCAAAGCAGTTCCACCTTGGACTCTCTCGCCCGCGGCCGCCACCGTCTCATCCTCTACAACGGCGCCGGCCACGGCACCCGCATGTTCCGGAAAGTTCCTGAGCTGAAGACCACCCTCCTGGAGTGGCTTGGCTCGACCCTTTAG
- a CDS encoding 2-oxo acid dehydrogenase subunit E2, translating into MAYAITMPQLSDTMEEGRILKWFKEEGDEVEAGEIIAEIESDKADIEFEVYRTGVLHKILVPEGEVAPVGVAIAIAGIQGEDISELLAELAAAPKVAVAVEAPAPPAPPPPEVAPEEEVKAEPTKVAEEVVAPMAEVAPTDGRLKVSPVARRLAAEMGLDLATVQGTGPGGRIIKRDVDAAHLAPAAEAPPVAAPSPPPAEARPAEPFDEVPMTGMRKTIAQRLVESKAPVPHFYVTSEVEMGQALDAKASLARLRGVKVTVTDLLVKACGLALVKHPEVNSSYQGDVIRRYRAAHIGVVVSTEEGLVIPVVRETNEKALTQIAVETADLAARGRQRKLRPEEYSGATFTISNLGMYGVDQFSAVIAPPEGAILAVGTIKERPVVHDGRVGVGQVMSLTLACDHRIIDGTAAAAFMDELKELLEHPVSLLL; encoded by the coding sequence ATGGCCTACGCCATAACCATGCCCCAATTGAGCGACACTATGGAGGAGGGCCGGATTCTAAAGTGGTTCAAAGAGGAAGGCGATGAGGTCGAGGCAGGCGAAATCATAGCCGAGATCGAAAGCGACAAGGCCGACATCGAATTTGAGGTCTATCGCACCGGGGTGCTCCATAAGATACTGGTGCCAGAGGGAGAGGTTGCTCCAGTTGGCGTGGCCATCGCCATCGCCGGAATTCAAGGCGAGGACATAAGTGAGCTCCTGGCCGAGTTGGCGGCGGCGCCCAAGGTGGCCGTGGCCGTAGAGGCTCCAGCCCCTCCAGCGCCTCCACCGCCTGAGGTTGCGCCCGAAGAGGAGGTAAAAGCGGAACCGACGAAGGTGGCTGAGGAGGTGGTGGCTCCCATGGCAGAGGTGGCGCCGACCGACGGTCGCCTGAAGGTCTCCCCGGTAGCCCGCCGATTGGCCGCCGAGATGGGGCTTGACCTCGCCACCGTGCAGGGCACGGGCCCCGGAGGGCGCATAATAAAGCGCGACGTGGACGCCGCCCATCTGGCGCCTGCAGCTGAGGCTCCACCCGTCGCGGCTCCATCGCCACCTCCGGCGGAGGCCCGGCCCGCAGAGCCCTTTGATGAGGTTCCCATGACGGGCATGCGAAAGACCATCGCCCAGCGACTCGTCGAGAGCAAAGCCCCGGTGCCCCACTTCTACGTCACATCCGAAGTCGAGATGGGCCAGGCCTTGGACGCAAAGGCGTCCCTGGCGCGGCTTCGGGGCGTCAAGGTGACGGTGACCGACCTCCTCGTCAAGGCCTGTGGGCTCGCCCTCGTCAAGCACCCTGAGGTCAACAGCTCCTACCAGGGCGACGTAATCCGGCGCTACCGAGCGGCCCACATCGGGGTTGTCGTCTCCACCGAGGAGGGGCTCGTGATCCCCGTCGTCAGGGAGACGAATGAGAAGGCCCTCACTCAAATAGCCGTTGAGACGGCCGACCTTGCTGCGCGGGGCCGACAGCGTAAGCTCCGGCCAGAGGAGTACAGTGGGGCCACCTTCACTATCTCCAACCTTGGGATGTATGGCGTGGACCAGTTCAGCGCCGTCATTGCGCCCCCCGAGGGGGCTATCCTCGCGGTAGGGACCATCAAGGAGCGGCCCGTCGTTCACGACGGTCGTGTGGGCGTCGGCCAGGTGATGAGCCTCACGCTCGCCTGCGACCACCGCATCATCGACGGCACTGCGGCCGCTGCCTTCATGGACGAGCTCAAGGAGCTACTAGAACATCCCGTCTCTTTACTTCTTTGA
- a CDS encoding rRNA pseudouridine synthase, which produces MRKGRPWRPEGPVRLQTLLARAGVASRRRAERMIEAGRVAVNDSVVRTLGTKADPACDSITVDDKPLPPFEPPVYYLLHKPAGFLSTMKDPRGRPTVADLLEAIPQRVYPVGRLDADTEGLLLVTNDGAAAQAILHPSHQVTKTYSALVDGHPSREAMARLRGGVELTDGPTAPARARILRRRGGETWIELTLTEGRKHQVKRMCRAVGHPVRLLRRTAIAFFTLEGLAPGETRRLTPAEIRRLRALGSPTNG; this is translated from the coding sequence ATGAGGAAGGGGCGACCCTGGAGGCCTGAGGGCCCCGTTCGTCTTCAGACCCTCCTGGCGCGGGCAGGCGTGGCCTCCCGCCGCCGGGCAGAGCGGATGATCGAGGCCGGCCGGGTGGCGGTCAACGACAGTGTCGTTCGCACTTTGGGAACAAAGGCCGACCCGGCCTGCGACTCAATTACCGTCGACGACAAACCACTGCCCCCCTTCGAGCCGCCCGTTTACTACCTCCTTCACAAGCCTGCGGGCTTCCTCTCGACGATGAAAGACCCCAGGGGGCGGCCTACGGTGGCCGATTTGCTAGAGGCCATCCCCCAGCGGGTCTACCCGGTCGGGAGGCTCGACGCCGACACCGAGGGCCTCCTGTTGGTCACCAACGACGGCGCCGCCGCCCAGGCGATACTCCACCCCAGCCACCAGGTGACGAAGACCTACAGTGCGCTGGTGGACGGGCATCCTTCTCGGGAGGCAATGGCTCGGCTCCGAGGTGGGGTGGAGCTGACCGACGGCCCGACGGCTCCGGCTCGGGCCCGTATCCTTAGGCGGCGGGGGGGCGAGACCTGGATCGAGCTTACACTAACAGAGGGGCGCAAGCATCAGGTAAAACGGATGTGCCGGGCGGTGGGCCACCCCGTGCGCCTGCTCCGTCGAACCGCGATCGCCTTCTTTACTCTGGAGGGGCTCGCTCCTGGGGAGACCCGCCGTCTGACACCTGCAGAGATCCGCCGCCTCCGAGCCCTCGGTTCGCCAACAAACGGTTGA
- a CDS encoding ribokinase: MSKPSEEASAMGIKPSWDVVGVGLNAVDFLCVVPHLPAFDTKLKMSRFRLSGGGQVATALVALSRWKLKCAYVGKVGGDELGKFTIRELEREGVDTSSVSVASGAASQCAAILIDETSGERTIVWHRPEEAKLTPADVPAELVASGRALLIDGHEAAAALSAARAARKSGRTVLLDAEEISPLTQEIVASTDHCIGTAGFVRAYSGLEDLREGLEAIRAAGPSVAGVTMGREGCVALDENGIVAKGGFQVPVVDTTGCGDVFHAGYLYGLLNGWPMGRRLDFANAAAALKCRELGGRAGIPTLEELEAFLKNPPPRYPLPEPFAELE, from the coding sequence GTGTCCAAGCCCTCGGAAGAAGCGTCCGCTATGGGTATTAAGCCAAGCTGGGATGTAGTCGGTGTGGGGCTTAACGCCGTTGACTTCCTCTGTGTAGTGCCCCACCTGCCTGCCTTCGATACCAAGCTCAAGATGAGCCGCTTTCGGCTCTCAGGCGGCGGTCAGGTCGCCACGGCCCTGGTGGCTTTGAGCCGCTGGAAGCTTAAGTGCGCATACGTCGGCAAAGTGGGCGGGGATGAGCTTGGGAAATTCACCATCCGTGAGTTAGAGCGGGAGGGCGTGGACACCAGCTCAGTCTCTGTCGCCTCCGGGGCGGCCAGCCAGTGCGCCGCCATCTTGATCGACGAGACGAGCGGCGAGCGGACCATCGTCTGGCACCGTCCCGAAGAGGCCAAGCTCACGCCCGCCGACGTCCCCGCCGAGCTCGTAGCCTCGGGGCGCGCCCTCCTCATTGATGGTCACGAGGCCGCCGCGGCTTTGAGCGCAGCCCGGGCCGCCCGCAAGAGTGGCCGGACCGTCCTCCTTGACGCCGAGGAGATCTCACCGCTGACCCAGGAGATCGTTGCCTCCACCGACCATTGCATCGGGACCGCTGGCTTCGTTCGGGCCTACTCGGGCCTAGAGGACCTCAGGGAGGGTCTCGAAGCCATCCGGGCCGCCGGGCCCTCCGTGGCCGGTGTGACGATGGGCCGGGAAGGCTGCGTGGCGCTAGACGAGAACGGGATTGTGGCCAAGGGTGGCTTTCAGGTTCCCGTGGTGGACACCACCGGGTGCGGGGACGTCTTCCACGCCGGCTACCTCTACGGTCTTTTAAACGGATGGCCTATGGGCCGAAGACTCGATTTCGCCAACGCGGCGGCGGCCCTCAAGTGCCGGGAGCTGGGAGGCCGGGCGGGCATCCCGACCCTGGAGGAGCTGGAGGCCTTTCTAAAAAACCCCCCGCCTCGCTACCCCCTGCCGGAGCCCTTTGCGGAGCTTGAGTAG
- the lipA gene encoding lipoyl synthase, translating into MPPPQRHSTSFDKRSSRRRPPWLKVRMPGGPNYRRLKALMREKRLHTVCEEARCPNMGECWEAGTATFLILGNTCTRRCSFCAITTGRPNGVDPVEPKRVAESVVTMGLRFVVVTAVARDELADGGAGIFAQTIREIRRAAPLCGIEVLIPDFKGDPRALKTVVEAAPDVINHNVETVARLQRAVRPQAKYGRSLELIQRVKAWANGEILTKSGIMLGLGERLEEVYVTLDDLVAAGCDLLTVGQYLAPSTDHAPVVTYYPPKVFEAIGERARAAGFLHVESGPLVRSSYHAERQIDPRFLSRK; encoded by the coding sequence ATGCCCCCCCCGCAACGTCATTCTACGTCGTTCGATAAGCGCTCTTCGAGACGCCGTCCCCCGTGGCTGAAGGTCCGGATGCCGGGTGGGCCCAACTACCGTCGCCTAAAAGCCCTCATGAGGGAAAAGCGCCTCCACACCGTTTGCGAGGAGGCCCGGTGCCCGAACATGGGGGAGTGTTGGGAGGCGGGCACCGCGACATTCCTTATCCTGGGCAACACCTGTACGCGCCGGTGCAGCTTCTGCGCCATCACAACGGGCCGTCCCAACGGGGTCGATCCGGTCGAGCCCAAGCGGGTAGCCGAGAGCGTGGTGACCATGGGCCTCAGGTTCGTCGTGGTGACTGCGGTGGCCAGGGACGAGCTGGCCGACGGGGGGGCGGGTATTTTCGCCCAGACGATTCGCGAGATCCGCCGGGCCGCCCCTCTCTGCGGCATCGAAGTGCTCATCCCCGACTTCAAGGGCGACCCTCGGGCCCTGAAGACTGTCGTCGAGGCGGCCCCCGACGTCATCAATCATAACGTGGAGACGGTGGCCCGCCTCCAGCGGGCCGTAAGGCCCCAGGCAAAGTACGGCCGCTCCCTCGAGCTGATCCAAAGAGTCAAAGCGTGGGCCAACGGGGAGATTCTCACCAAGAGCGGCATCATGCTCGGGCTCGGTGAGCGGCTTGAAGAGGTCTACGTGACCCTTGATGATCTGGTGGCTGCCGGCTGCGACCTCCTCACCGTCGGGCAGTACCTGGCCCCATCGACCGACCACGCCCCGGTGGTGACGTACTACCCGCCGAAGGTATTTGAGGCCATCGGGGAGCGAGCTCGGGCCGCGGGTTTCCTCCACGTCGAGAGCGGGCCGCTGGTCCGCTCCTCCTACCATGCCGAGCGGCAGATCGACCCCCGCTTCCTCAGTAGGAAATAA